The stretch of DNA attttaatataaaagcggacaaataaaatatagaaaccaataaatcacagtttatctaaaattaattcaagccaagttgtagtcaataaagcgaccgtgctagaaccacgagactcggggaatgccttacaccttctttccggtcaacagaatttcttacccgaactttatttttgcagaccaataataatagagtcaaacattCATTTgcctagggattcaaataaaaggtgacttggaacacccaaaaaatcaattccaaatggcgactctgtaaataaaataattcatattcaaatttgtcactttaattggaaaaactctttaacccacaacaattcataacacatatatcttttagGGCAAAAAGAGGTGTGAAAGTTAACAATAACTAATTTTGGTATCTAGTAAAAATAATATGccgtataaataaataaataaataaatagatgaAAGGGCATGTTCTATACACAGTTCCCCAACTTTTTGATCTGGCACACTTTGGTCCACGAAAGGGCATGTTCTATACACACTTCGTATAATTTATTAGTATTTCTAGCTCTTCCTCTCCAAttgaaaatcaagatttttttattaatatttatatTAAATCAATAAATCTCACTACAAGAAAGTATTTCTCCTATACTAGATCTGTGATTTATGTCTAACTTATTCTTTTTTTAATACCTTGTATCTTCATGGTTTCCCATTCAAAGCGACCTTATTTATTTATCTTCTATATTTGCTATTTGTACTTTTTGTTGTATATGATAATTTCTGATTTTATCTAATTTTGTATGACCGCATATCAGGGGCAGTTAAATGGTAAAGTCACTCAAGCAATTGCGCTTGAGGTCCCACATTTAGGGGCCCAAAATTTTCTTATACTTTATTAAATAGTTATATTGGTATTTGatgaatattttgaaaaatatttaatatataaaaaaaagtatATCTTTCATAAACAAGGAAACTATGAGACCAATAGAGATAATTTGGGAATAAGAATAGTAACTTACGTATGAATATAATATGATTTGCCTCCTttatatattatcattattatcaGAGGGCCCACGTTACTTTTATTACTTTCTCTTTAAACTAGTTTTTACTTAATCTTTTATATTCCTTTTAGCCTTTCCAAACTTATAAGTCCACTATCTCATAAAATATTCTGTCAAATATGATAGTAGAAAGCAATTGCGAATTCTTTTTTTTGTCAAGCTTTCCAGGAATTGCACCAAAAATATTGAATCATCAAAAGTAATATCAAGTTATTTATAACTATTTTTTAAACCGGGTTCAATTATTCTATACTTTTCTTATTACTTTGCAtctaaaaaattttattttttgatatctTTTGTTTGTAAGTATATGTATTATCTTTTTTAATTTATTAGAATTTTAATATgtcaacaagaaaatatgaatccgcatattaaaaataccaaaaaaagaTAGAAGAATTGAAACTTTAATACAATCCCCAAAAATATGAAGAATTTATGGTAGATAAACAAATCACTAATATAATTGAGGTAGAAGAGAATGAAAtccaagaaaaaagaagaagttggTGAGAGTTTAACAAAGATCTTGTAGAAAATCAGGAAATCCTAAAAGAATTGAATAATAATCTTAGAAAGTAGAAATATATATAATCCTAGTTAAGAAAtcgattataaataaattattaaaaattttacatctcaaaaagttagaaaaattaacttcaaaataaaaaatttattaaataagttttttAATATGAAAAAACTTAGGGCCCTTCGTTGAAGTTAGGCTTTAGGCCCCGGATACCGTTGAGCCGCCCCCTGCCGCATATTTATCTTAGtatttatatttctacaatattcATTTTGTGGATATGTTGGTTCAAAGatacttagtgggcgtttggacataagaattgtaaaattccagaaaaaagtgaaaaaatatttaattgaaaatggtatttgaaaactagagttatgtttggacatgaatataattttgggttatttttcaagttttgtgagtaatctgagtgaaatttttgaaaaatagctttttagagtttttcaaattttcgaaaaattccaaaattcatctcaagtgaaaaatttaaaaatttatggccaaacactgattttgaaaaaaagtaaaaattttcttatgtccaaacgggctcttaatatTCACGCATATAGAACAATGTTAATCTTATAACCATCACATATAAATTACTTTCATTTTGTAAGTTTCCTCTTATAtatccgtgtgacctataggtcactgGTTCGAATCGTGGAATCAGTCGTTGATGCTTGCATCAGGATAGGCTGTCTACATCATAGTTCACACTCCTTGGGGTGCGGACCTTTTTTCAGACCGTGCATAAACGCAAAATAGGTTTTTGTAAGTTTCGTCCTATGCATAACCCTTCGAGTAGCACTCCACATTTCAACCATCTTATTTAACTCAATAAACCATTTAGGGATAAGCAATTTAGCAACATGCATTCTGAATTTgtgtaaaacatgaacaagaacatCATGTGAGTGTACTAAAGAGATTTTTCACACAAATTGGCAATACAATCTTATGACtactattattatcattgtttttcttttttgataaggTATTAATATGACTGTAATTTATGTACCTTGATTCTGGAAATACTCTTAAAATTAAATTCAGCTAACAATTAAATTTGAATATCTCTGAATTTTGTAGCTAGATgttacgggttcgagccgtggaatctcccactaatgcttgcatcagAGTAGGCTATATACATCACATCCCTTGAGGTGCAACCCTTCTCCGAACTGTGCGCGAATGCAAGATGCTTCGTGCACCGAGTCGTCATTTTTTAATCTTTGAATTTGTAGATCGGAAACAACATAAAAGTGGTTACaatttcaaaatttaattttAACTCCCCTTCTTGAATGCCATAAGTGACCACAACAACCACTCTACCACCTTTAATACTAGCCTTCATAACTTACAACCAAAACTACctcataaatacatgacaaagaaAACTCAAACACTACAAAGCACAGCTGTAAAATTACTTGGAAATAATTAGAAACTTTCACACTAGATATACTTAGCTAAAATTGGAAAAAAAGAATTGATTGTCTAATAAGCAATTTGATATAGAAGATGCAAAATGTTGTGTTTAGATACTATTCCAAacttccaaatatttttccttctcttcttcttttgcataattgtttttcttttctcctttctaGTAATTCACCTCTACATCTATCAAAcaaaatttgaaaataaataaattcaaaaaaaaaaaaatactagagATTTGATGAGAAAGAAGAGTGTATAACTTTGTTTTGTTTTCCCATAAGCCAAAGAAGTGTTCTCCTTGCAAAAGATGGAGTTTTTGGTTGAAATTCCAATCTATTGTAGCATTGATTTTCTTCATCACATCCTCCATTATTTTCCCATGTACCAATATCAATCTCTGAAATAGTCCTGCTActgccaccaccaccaccactaccaTTCTTGGTCGCGGCGGAGCCACCTGGAACCGCCGTGGCTGGAATATTCCGGCTAACCGGAAACCGGAAAGAAAAAGCCCTTCTTGAATTGTTATTTTCATCCTTTTTTCCCCTTAACCAAATCTTGGAAATTGAAAAGCTCTCTCTTTTACAACTCCCATTTTCAAGAATCTTGTTTTCATTGACATGAATGTTGTTTTGCATGGAATTTTCAGCAAATTTGAATCCCTCAAATCCATTGAATTCCCTTCTTGAATCACATCCACATTCAGACATTGCTTGTCTATGACCTGGTGTCAAAGGTGGCAAATTTGGCTTCTTGTTTGAACTCTTTTTTGAGGGTGTTTTTCTAATAGGAACATGTAAAGCTGTAGTTTCATCTAAAACATAAGCAAATGATCCCATTGAAAAACATCTTCTTGAATCAATATTATTACTACTTCCTTCTTCACTTTCTTGTggctccacattcttgaattttcCTAATTTCACTTGTACAACTTTTTCAACTTCCTCTTCTTTTCCTTTGATTTCATCACAAGTTTTTGCCACAACAATATCTGAGACATTAATTTCCTCAAAATGGGAACTTAAACTTAGTCTTGAAATTGAATTATTCCTTCTCAATGATCCAAATTCATGACTATTTTGAACAATATTTTCCCTTGAACTTTCACTTCCAGATTCAAGAACAAAGACAATAGGAGAACAACTATGGTTGTTATTTGATGAAGAGAAATCAGGCAATAAACTAGCTCTACAAAGAGGACAAGTTGAATGAGACAAAAGCCAAGTGTCAA from Nicotiana tomentosiformis chromosome 11, ASM39032v3, whole genome shotgun sequence encodes:
- the LOC104102763 gene encoding RING-H2 finger protein ATL13: MSWVFVKIQESSVLSPSNQPLFLLQPPPPPLTPFSTHDSSGSSGGLFNLNNKVSPSILLVIIILAIIFFISGLLHLLVRFLLRPTNRDPDELDNVTALQGQLQQLFHLHDSGVDQSFIDTLPVFNYKAIIGVKDPFDCAVCLCEFEPEDKLRLLPKCSHAFHMECIDTWLLSHSTCPLCRASLLPDFSSSNNNHSCSPIVFVLESGSESSRENIVQNSHEFGSLRRNNSISRLSLSSHFEEINVSDIVVAKTCDEIKGKEEEVEKVVQVKLGKFKNVEPQESEEGSSNNIDSRRCFSMGSFAYVLDETTALHVPIRKTPSKKSSNKKPNLPPLTPGHRQAMSECGCDSRREFNGFEGFKFAENSMQNNIHVNENKILENGSCKRESFSISKIWLRGKKDENNNSRRAFSFRFPVSRNIPATAVPGGSAATKNGSGGGGGSSRTISEIDIGTWENNGGCDEENQCYNRLEFQPKTPSFARRTLLWLMGKQNKVIHSSFSSNL